The following proteins are co-located in the Diaphorobacter sp. HDW4B genome:
- a CDS encoding pentapeptide repeat-containing protein codes for MRKTAALILTCAAVTLTGMVSVTASAQTPGDKASGNAADFATPASNEPQIINGCPIWPYTRCPGADLRHADLVGKNLAGSDLRGADLTRADLRGANLAAANLEGANLTGARLSKATAANTDFKNARFIGADLEGARLMRSDFSGAEFIGSNLEMARFNHAWFVGTKFISNDLQEAKLAATNLKDAVFEGNFVRYTLFHESNMEGCKGCKKEWE; via the coding sequence ATGAGAAAAACAGCTGCGCTCATCCTCACGTGCGCAGCCGTGACACTGACCGGTATGGTCAGTGTCACGGCATCGGCACAGACACCCGGCGACAAGGCATCCGGCAATGCAGCGGATTTCGCCACGCCGGCATCCAACGAACCGCAGATCATCAACGGCTGCCCCATCTGGCCCTACACGCGCTGCCCCGGCGCGGACCTGCGACATGCCGATCTGGTCGGCAAGAACCTGGCAGGTTCCGATCTGCGCGGAGCCGACCTGACACGCGCCGACCTGCGCGGCGCGAATCTCGCGGCGGCCAATCTCGAAGGAGCGAACCTCACCGGAGCACGCCTGTCCAAGGCCACAGCCGCCAACACCGACTTCAAGAACGCCCGCTTCATCGGTGCCGATCTCGAAGGTGCGCGTTTGATGCGATCCGATTTTTCCGGCGCGGAGTTCATCGGCTCCAACCTTGAAATGGCGCGCTTCAATCACGCATGGTTCGTCGGCACCAAGTTCATCTCGAATGATCTGCAAGAAGCCAAGCTCGCGGCCACCAATCTGAAGGACGCCGTGTTCGAAGGCAACTTCGTGCGCTACACGCTGTTCCACGAATCGAACATGGAAGGCTGCAAGGGCTGCAAGAAAGAATGGGAGTGA
- a CDS encoding cytochrome c, with translation MKTPLRKSLRIMATLAASLLTAHAAQAYEVVKPLVDTASLPASAKTWDEPNPLRSNKEAAVIGRSAFNQACAQCHGADANGSRSPAPDLRRMGLGCRRIQDEALRTRCMGDADAFFIKSVRYGKQKFGIVHMPPWEGVLTPDVVWSIRSFVETAPK, from the coding sequence ATGAAGACGCCACTGCGCAAGTCACTGCGGATCATGGCCACGCTTGCCGCTTCGCTGCTCACGGCCCACGCCGCGCAGGCCTACGAAGTCGTCAAGCCGCTGGTCGATACCGCATCGCTGCCCGCGTCCGCCAAGACCTGGGATGAGCCCAACCCACTGCGCAGCAACAAGGAAGCTGCCGTCATCGGCCGCAGCGCCTTCAATCAGGCCTGCGCGCAATGCCATGGTGCGGACGCCAACGGTTCGCGCTCGCCCGCGCCCGACCTGCGCCGTATGGGCCTTGGCTGCAGACGCATTCAGGACGAGGCCCTGCGCACGCGCTGCATGGGCGATGCCGATGCGTTCTTCATCAAATCGGTGCGCTACGGAAAGCAGAAATTCGGCATCGTTCACATGCCCCCATGGGAAGGCGTTTTGACACCGGATGTGGTCTGGTCGATTCGCAGCTTTGTGGAGACCGCACCGAAATAA
- the pqqD gene encoding pyrroloquinoline quinone biosynthesis peptide chaperone PqqD: protein MNTAQPLLSQHLRMQYEPAQSVWTLHSPEGAVQLNDSAAEIMRRCDGKHTVEAIVSELEELFETEGIAPQVQSLIDEGTRRGWLI from the coding sequence ATGAATACCGCTCAGCCTCTTCTCTCACAACACCTGCGCATGCAATACGAGCCTGCGCAATCCGTCTGGACGCTGCACTCGCCTGAGGGGGCCGTGCAGCTCAACGACAGCGCGGCCGAAATCATGCGCCGCTGCGATGGCAAACACACCGTGGAAGCCATCGTCAGCGAGCTTGAAGAATTGTTTGAAACCGAGGGCATTGCGCCGCAAGTGCAGTCCCTGATAGATGAAGGAACACGCCGTGGCTGGCTCATCTGA